One part of the Drosophila teissieri strain GT53w chromosome 3R, Prin_Dtei_1.1, whole genome shotgun sequence genome encodes these proteins:
- the LOC122621860 gene encoding signal transducer and transcription activator isoform X6, which yields MSLWKRISSHVDCEQRMAAYYEEKGLLELRLCLAPWIEDRIMSEQITPNTTDQLERVALKFNEDLQQKLLSTRTASDQALKFRVVELCALIQRISAVELYTHLRSGLQKELQLVTEKSVAATAGQSMPLNPYNMNNTPMVTGYMDPSELLAVSNSCNPPVVQGIGPIHNVQNPGIASPALGMVTPKVELYEVQHQIMQALNDFGNCANALKLLVQNYGYMLNSTSSPNAEAAYRSLIDEKAAIVLTMRRSFMYYESLHEMVIHELKNWRHQQAQAGNGAPFNEGSLDDIQRCFEMLETFIAHMLAAVKELMRVRLVTEEPELTHLLEQVQNAQKNLVCSAFIVDKQPPQVMKTNTRFAASVRWLIGSQLGIHNNPPTVECIIMSEIQSQRFVTRNTQMDNSSLSGQSSGEIQNASSTMEYQQNNHVFSASFRNMQLKKIKRAEKKGTESVMDEKFALFFYTTTTVNDFQIRVWTLSLPVVVIVHGNQEPQSWATITWDNAFAEIVRDPFMITDRVTWAQLSVALNIKFGSCTGRSLTIDNLDFLYEKLQREERSEYITWNQFCKEPMPDRSFTFWEWFFAIMKLTKDHMLGMWKAGCIMGFINKAKAQDDLLRSVYGIGTFLLRFSDSELGGVTIAYVNENGLVTMLAPWTARDFQVLNLADRIRDLDVLCWLHPSDRNASPVKRDVAFGEFYSKRQDPVTGYVKSTLHVHVCSNGDNGSTSGTPHHAQESMQLGNISPQSGITFYSPTRLEESDSDASETAEALASIVKSAQPNDPVISEITDALLTYNYRRGDFGMADFDTITNFENF from the exons CGAAGATCTGCAGCAAAAGCTTCTGTCCACGCGCACCGCCAGCGACCAGGCCCTCAAGTTCCGGGTGGTGGAGCTTTGCGCCCTCATCCAACGCATCTCCGCTGTCGAGCTGTACACGCATCTGCGGAGCGGTCTACAAAAAGAGTTGCAGCTGGTCACCGAAAAGAGCGTGGCTGCAACCGCAGGCCAATCAATGCCGCTAAATCCCTACAACATGAACAACACGCCCATGGTTACCGGCTACATGGACCCCAGTGAACTGCTGGCGGTGTCCAACAGCTGCAATCCGCCTGTTGTTCAGGGCATAGGCCCCATCCACAATGTGCAAAATCCAGGCATAGCCTCTCCAGCCCTCGGAATGGTCACGCCCAAGGTGGAGCTGTACGAGGTTCAACATCAGATCATGCAGGCCCTCAATGATTTTGGCAACTGTGCCAATGCATTAAAACTGCTTGTCCAGAACTATGGCTACATGCTGAACTCCACATCGTCGCCGAACGCAGAAGCTGCCTACAGAAGTCTAATCGATGAAAAAGCGGCCATCGTGCTCACAATGCGTCGCAGCTTTATGTACTACGAGTCGCTCCACGAGATGGTCATACACGAGCTCAAGAACTGGCGCCACCAACAAGCGCAAGCTGGAAACGGAGCTCCCTTTAATGAGGGCTCCCTGGATGACATCCAGCGCTGCTTTGAGATGCTCGAGACCTTTATCGCACACATGTTGGCTGCCGTTAAGGAGCTGATGCGCGTACGTCTGGTCACCGAAGAGCCAGAGCTCACACATCTGCTTGAACAGGTGCAAAACGCACAGAAGAACCTGGTATGCTCCGCCTTTATCGTCGACAAACAGCCCCCGCAAGTGATGAAGACTAACACACGCTTCGCAGCGTCTGTGCGTTGGCTAATCGGCTCCCAGCTCGGCATCCACAACAATCCACCCACAGTCGAGTGCATCATAATGTCAG AGATCCAGTCGCAACGGTTCGTCACGCGCAATACACAGATGGATAATAGTAGCCTCTCCGGTCAATCATCGGGCGAGATTCAAAACGCCTCTAGCACCATGGAGTATCAACAAAACAACCATGTTTTCTCCGCCAGCTTCCGAAACATGCAGCTAAAGAAGATTAAGCGGGCAGAAAAGAAAGGCACTGAGAGCGTTATGGATGAGAAGTTCGCCCTGTTCTTctacaccaccaccacagtAAACGATTTCCAGATCCGGGTGTGGACCCTGTCCTTACCGGTGGTGGTGATTGTGCACGGCAACCAGGAGCCACAATCTTGGGCTACCATTACTTGGGACAATGCGTTTGCAGAGATTGTGCGCGATCCCTTCATGATTACCGACCGCGTTACCTGGGCCCAGCTGTCCGTCGCGTTGAACATCAAATTTGGATCTTGCACAGGGCGTTCTTTGACTATTGATAACCTGGATTTCCTAT aCGAGAAACTCCAGCGTGAGGAGCGATCTGAGTACATTACGTGGAACCAGTTCTGTAAGGAGCCCATGCCTGACCGGTCCTTTACATTCTGGGAGTGGTTCTTTGCCATCATGAAACTCACCAAAGATCACATGTTGGGCATGTGGAAAGCAGGCTGCATTATGGGCTTCATCAACAAGGCCAAGGCTCAGGATGATCTGTTGCGTTCAGTCTATGGTATTGGGACTTTCCTGCTCCGCTTCTCCGACAGCGAGCTCG GTGGAGTCACTATCGCCTACGTAAACGAAAATGGACTGGTCACCATGCTAGCGCCATGGACTGCACGTGATTTCCAGGTGCTGAACCTGGCCGATCGCATTCGAGATCTAGATGTGCTTTGCTGGCTGCATCCTAGCGATCGCAATGCGAGTCCCGTGAAGAGGGACGTCGCCTTTGGTGAGTTCTACTCAAAGCGTCAAG ATCCCGTGACCGGTTATGTGAAGAGCACATTGCACGTTCACGTTTGTAGCAATGGAGACAATGGATCTACAAGTGGAACACCGCATCATGCTCAGGAAAGCATGCAACTGGGAAA TATCTCGCCACAAAGCGGCATCACTTTCTATAGCCCAACCCGACTTGAGGAATCAGATTCCGATGCTAGCGAAACGGCCGAGGCCCTAGCGAGCATTGTGAAAAGCGCTCAACCCAACGATCCTGTGATAAGTGAAATCACTGATGCCTTATTGACATACAACTATAGAC GTGGTGACTTTGGAATGGCGGACTTCGATACGATTACAAACTTTGAGAACTTTTGA
- the LOC122621860 gene encoding signal transducer and transcription activator isoform X1: MSLWKRISSHVDCEQRMAAYYEEKGLLELRLCLAPWIEDRIMSEQITPNTTDQLERVALKFNEDLQQKLLSTRTASDQALKFRVVELCALIQRISAVELYTHLRSGLQKELQLVTEKSVAATAGQSMPLNPYNMNNTPMVTGYMDPSELLAVSNSCNPPVVQGIGPIHNVQNPGIASPALGMVTPKVELYEVQHQIMQALNDFGNCANALKLLVQNYGYMLNSTSSPNAEAAYRSLIDEKAAIVLTMRRSFMYYESLHEMVIHELKNWRHQQAQAGNGAPFNEGSLDDIQRCFEMLETFIAHMLAAVKELMRVRLVTEEPELTHLLEQVQNAQKNLVCSAFIVDKQPPQVMKTNTRFAASVRWLIGSQLGIHNNPPTVECIIMSEIQSQRFVTRNTQMDNSSLSGQSSGEIQNASSTMEYQQNNHVFSASFRNMQLKKIKRAEKKGTESVMDEKFALFFYTTTTVNDFQIRVWTLSLPVVVIVHGNQEPQSWATITWDNAFAEIVRDPFMITDRVTWAQLSVALNIKFGSCTGRSLTIDNLDFLYEKLQREERSEYITWNQFCKEPMPDRSFTFWEWFFAIMKLTKDHMLGMWKAGCIMGFINKAKAQDDLLRSVYGIGTFLLRFSDSELGGVTIAYVNENGLVTMLAPWTARDFQVLNLADRIRDLDVLCWLHPSDRNASPVKRDVAFGEFYSKRQEPEPLVLDPVTGYVKSTLHVHVCSNGDNGSTSGTPHHAQESMQLGNISPQSGITFYSPTRLEESDSDASETAEALASIVKSAQPNDPVISEITDALLTYNYRLYAVPPPTPDGWVLGAS; the protein is encoded by the exons CGAAGATCTGCAGCAAAAGCTTCTGTCCACGCGCACCGCCAGCGACCAGGCCCTCAAGTTCCGGGTGGTGGAGCTTTGCGCCCTCATCCAACGCATCTCCGCTGTCGAGCTGTACACGCATCTGCGGAGCGGTCTACAAAAAGAGTTGCAGCTGGTCACCGAAAAGAGCGTGGCTGCAACCGCAGGCCAATCAATGCCGCTAAATCCCTACAACATGAACAACACGCCCATGGTTACCGGCTACATGGACCCCAGTGAACTGCTGGCGGTGTCCAACAGCTGCAATCCGCCTGTTGTTCAGGGCATAGGCCCCATCCACAATGTGCAAAATCCAGGCATAGCCTCTCCAGCCCTCGGAATGGTCACGCCCAAGGTGGAGCTGTACGAGGTTCAACATCAGATCATGCAGGCCCTCAATGATTTTGGCAACTGTGCCAATGCATTAAAACTGCTTGTCCAGAACTATGGCTACATGCTGAACTCCACATCGTCGCCGAACGCAGAAGCTGCCTACAGAAGTCTAATCGATGAAAAAGCGGCCATCGTGCTCACAATGCGTCGCAGCTTTATGTACTACGAGTCGCTCCACGAGATGGTCATACACGAGCTCAAGAACTGGCGCCACCAACAAGCGCAAGCTGGAAACGGAGCTCCCTTTAATGAGGGCTCCCTGGATGACATCCAGCGCTGCTTTGAGATGCTCGAGACCTTTATCGCACACATGTTGGCTGCCGTTAAGGAGCTGATGCGCGTACGTCTGGTCACCGAAGAGCCAGAGCTCACACATCTGCTTGAACAGGTGCAAAACGCACAGAAGAACCTGGTATGCTCCGCCTTTATCGTCGACAAACAGCCCCCGCAAGTGATGAAGACTAACACACGCTTCGCAGCGTCTGTGCGTTGGCTAATCGGCTCCCAGCTCGGCATCCACAACAATCCACCCACAGTCGAGTGCATCATAATGTCAG AGATCCAGTCGCAACGGTTCGTCACGCGCAATACACAGATGGATAATAGTAGCCTCTCCGGTCAATCATCGGGCGAGATTCAAAACGCCTCTAGCACCATGGAGTATCAACAAAACAACCATGTTTTCTCCGCCAGCTTCCGAAACATGCAGCTAAAGAAGATTAAGCGGGCAGAAAAGAAAGGCACTGAGAGCGTTATGGATGAGAAGTTCGCCCTGTTCTTctacaccaccaccacagtAAACGATTTCCAGATCCGGGTGTGGACCCTGTCCTTACCGGTGGTGGTGATTGTGCACGGCAACCAGGAGCCACAATCTTGGGCTACCATTACTTGGGACAATGCGTTTGCAGAGATTGTGCGCGATCCCTTCATGATTACCGACCGCGTTACCTGGGCCCAGCTGTCCGTCGCGTTGAACATCAAATTTGGATCTTGCACAGGGCGTTCTTTGACTATTGATAACCTGGATTTCCTAT aCGAGAAACTCCAGCGTGAGGAGCGATCTGAGTACATTACGTGGAACCAGTTCTGTAAGGAGCCCATGCCTGACCGGTCCTTTACATTCTGGGAGTGGTTCTTTGCCATCATGAAACTCACCAAAGATCACATGTTGGGCATGTGGAAAGCAGGCTGCATTATGGGCTTCATCAACAAGGCCAAGGCTCAGGATGATCTGTTGCGTTCAGTCTATGGTATTGGGACTTTCCTGCTCCGCTTCTCCGACAGCGAGCTCG GTGGAGTCACTATCGCCTACGTAAACGAAAATGGACTGGTCACCATGCTAGCGCCATGGACTGCACGTGATTTCCAGGTGCTGAACCTGGCCGATCGCATTCGAGATCTAGATGTGCTTTGCTGGCTGCATCCTAGCGATCGCAATGCGAGTCCCGTGAAGAGGGACGTCGCCTTTGGTGAGTTCTACTCAAAGCGTCAAG AACCTGAACCCCTCGTTCTAGATCCCGTGACCGGTTATGTGAAGAGCACATTGCACGTTCACGTTTGTAGCAATGGAGACAATGGATCTACAAGTGGAACACCGCATCATGCTCAGGAAAGCATGCAACTGGGAAA TATCTCGCCACAAAGCGGCATCACTTTCTATAGCCCAACCCGACTTGAGGAATCAGATTCCGATGCTAGCGAAACGGCCGAGGCCCTAGCGAGCATTGTGAAAAGCGCTCAACCCAACGATCCTGTGATAAGTGAAATCACTGATGCCTTATTGACATACAACTATAGACTATATGCTGTGCCACCGCCTACACCTGATGGCTGGGTACTGGGCGCTAGTTAA
- the LOC122621860 gene encoding signal transducer and transcription activator isoform X3, giving the protein MSLWKRISSHVDCEQRMAAYYEEKGLLELRLCLAPWIEDRIMSEQITPNTTDQLERVALKFNEDLQQKLLSTRTASDQALKFRVVELCALIQRISAVELYTHLRSGLQKELQLVTEKSVAATAGQSMPLNPYNMNNTPMVTGYMDPSELLAVSNSCNPPVVQGIGPIHNVQNPGIASPALGMVTPKVELYEVQHQIMQALNDFGNCANALKLLVQNYGYMLNSTSSPNAEAAYRSLIDEKAAIVLTMRRSFMYYESLHEMVIHELKNWRHQQAQAGNGAPFNEGSLDDIQRCFEMLETFIAHMLAAVKELMRVRLVTEEPELTHLLEQVQNAQKNLVCSAFIVDKQPPQVMKTNTRFAASVRWLIGSQLGIHNNPPTVECIIMSEIQSQRFVTRNTQMDNSSLSGQSSGEIQNASSTMEYQQNNHVFSASFRNMQLKKIKRAEKKGTESVMDEKFALFFYTTTTVNDFQIRVWTLSLPVVVIVHGNQEPQSWATITWDNAFAEIVRDPFMITDRVTWAQLSVALNIKFGSCTGRSLTIDNLDFLYEKLQREERSEYITWNQFCKEPMPDRSFTFWEWFFAIMKLTKDHMLGMWKAGCIMGFINKAKAQDDLLRSVYGIGTFLLRFSDSELGGVTIAYVNENGLVTMLAPWTARDFQVLNLADRIRDLDVLCWLHPSDRNASPVKRDVAFGEFYSKRQEPEPLVLDPVTGYVKSTLHVHVCSNGDNGSTSGTPHHAQESMQLGNGDFGMADFDTITNFENF; this is encoded by the exons CGAAGATCTGCAGCAAAAGCTTCTGTCCACGCGCACCGCCAGCGACCAGGCCCTCAAGTTCCGGGTGGTGGAGCTTTGCGCCCTCATCCAACGCATCTCCGCTGTCGAGCTGTACACGCATCTGCGGAGCGGTCTACAAAAAGAGTTGCAGCTGGTCACCGAAAAGAGCGTGGCTGCAACCGCAGGCCAATCAATGCCGCTAAATCCCTACAACATGAACAACACGCCCATGGTTACCGGCTACATGGACCCCAGTGAACTGCTGGCGGTGTCCAACAGCTGCAATCCGCCTGTTGTTCAGGGCATAGGCCCCATCCACAATGTGCAAAATCCAGGCATAGCCTCTCCAGCCCTCGGAATGGTCACGCCCAAGGTGGAGCTGTACGAGGTTCAACATCAGATCATGCAGGCCCTCAATGATTTTGGCAACTGTGCCAATGCATTAAAACTGCTTGTCCAGAACTATGGCTACATGCTGAACTCCACATCGTCGCCGAACGCAGAAGCTGCCTACAGAAGTCTAATCGATGAAAAAGCGGCCATCGTGCTCACAATGCGTCGCAGCTTTATGTACTACGAGTCGCTCCACGAGATGGTCATACACGAGCTCAAGAACTGGCGCCACCAACAAGCGCAAGCTGGAAACGGAGCTCCCTTTAATGAGGGCTCCCTGGATGACATCCAGCGCTGCTTTGAGATGCTCGAGACCTTTATCGCACACATGTTGGCTGCCGTTAAGGAGCTGATGCGCGTACGTCTGGTCACCGAAGAGCCAGAGCTCACACATCTGCTTGAACAGGTGCAAAACGCACAGAAGAACCTGGTATGCTCCGCCTTTATCGTCGACAAACAGCCCCCGCAAGTGATGAAGACTAACACACGCTTCGCAGCGTCTGTGCGTTGGCTAATCGGCTCCCAGCTCGGCATCCACAACAATCCACCCACAGTCGAGTGCATCATAATGTCAG AGATCCAGTCGCAACGGTTCGTCACGCGCAATACACAGATGGATAATAGTAGCCTCTCCGGTCAATCATCGGGCGAGATTCAAAACGCCTCTAGCACCATGGAGTATCAACAAAACAACCATGTTTTCTCCGCCAGCTTCCGAAACATGCAGCTAAAGAAGATTAAGCGGGCAGAAAAGAAAGGCACTGAGAGCGTTATGGATGAGAAGTTCGCCCTGTTCTTctacaccaccaccacagtAAACGATTTCCAGATCCGGGTGTGGACCCTGTCCTTACCGGTGGTGGTGATTGTGCACGGCAACCAGGAGCCACAATCTTGGGCTACCATTACTTGGGACAATGCGTTTGCAGAGATTGTGCGCGATCCCTTCATGATTACCGACCGCGTTACCTGGGCCCAGCTGTCCGTCGCGTTGAACATCAAATTTGGATCTTGCACAGGGCGTTCTTTGACTATTGATAACCTGGATTTCCTAT aCGAGAAACTCCAGCGTGAGGAGCGATCTGAGTACATTACGTGGAACCAGTTCTGTAAGGAGCCCATGCCTGACCGGTCCTTTACATTCTGGGAGTGGTTCTTTGCCATCATGAAACTCACCAAAGATCACATGTTGGGCATGTGGAAAGCAGGCTGCATTATGGGCTTCATCAACAAGGCCAAGGCTCAGGATGATCTGTTGCGTTCAGTCTATGGTATTGGGACTTTCCTGCTCCGCTTCTCCGACAGCGAGCTCG GTGGAGTCACTATCGCCTACGTAAACGAAAATGGACTGGTCACCATGCTAGCGCCATGGACTGCACGTGATTTCCAGGTGCTGAACCTGGCCGATCGCATTCGAGATCTAGATGTGCTTTGCTGGCTGCATCCTAGCGATCGCAATGCGAGTCCCGTGAAGAGGGACGTCGCCTTTGGTGAGTTCTACTCAAAGCGTCAAG AACCTGAACCCCTCGTTCTAGATCCCGTGACCGGTTATGTGAAGAGCACATTGCACGTTCACGTTTGTAGCAATGGAGACAATGGATCTACAAGTGGAACACCGCATCATGCTCAGGAAAGCATGCAACTGGGAAA TGGTGACTTTGGAATGGCGGACTTCGATACGATTACAAACTTTGAGAACTTTTGA
- the LOC122621860 gene encoding signal transducer and transcription activator isoform X2 — protein sequence MSLWKRISSHVDCEQRMAAYYEEKGLLELRLCLAPWIEDRIMSEQITPNTTDQLERVALKFNEDLQQKLLSTRTASDQALKFRVVELCALIQRISAVELYTHLRSGLQKELQLVTEKSVAATAGQSMPLNPYNMNNTPMVTGYMDPSELLAVSNSCNPPVVQGIGPIHNVQNPGIASPALGMVTPKVELYEVQHQIMQALNDFGNCANALKLLVQNYGYMLNSTSSPNAEAAYRSLIDEKAAIVLTMRRSFMYYESLHEMVIHELKNWRHQQAQAGNGAPFNEGSLDDIQRCFEMLETFIAHMLAAVKELMRVRLVTEEPELTHLLEQVQNAQKNLVCSAFIVDKQPPQVMKTNTRFAASVRWLIGSQLGIHNNPPTVECIIMSEIQSQRFVTRNTQMDNSSLSGQSSGEIQNASSTMEYQQNNHVFSASFRNMQLKKIKRAEKKGTESVMDEKFALFFYTTTTVNDFQIRVWTLSLPVVVIVHGNQEPQSWATITWDNAFAEIVRDPFMITDRVTWAQLSVALNIKFGSCTGRSLTIDNLDFLYEKLQREERSEYITWNQFCKEPMPDRSFTFWEWFFAIMKLTKDHMLGMWKAGCIMGFINKAKAQDDLLRSVYGIGTFLLRFSDSELGGVTIAYVNENGLVTMLAPWTARDFQVLNLADRIRDLDVLCWLHPSDRNASPVKRDVAFGEFYSKRQDPVTGYVKSTLHVHVCSNGDNGSTSGTPHHAQESMQLGNISPQSGITFYSPTRLEESDSDASETAEALASIVKSAQPNDPVISEITDALLTYNYRLYAVPPPTPDGWVLGAS from the exons CGAAGATCTGCAGCAAAAGCTTCTGTCCACGCGCACCGCCAGCGACCAGGCCCTCAAGTTCCGGGTGGTGGAGCTTTGCGCCCTCATCCAACGCATCTCCGCTGTCGAGCTGTACACGCATCTGCGGAGCGGTCTACAAAAAGAGTTGCAGCTGGTCACCGAAAAGAGCGTGGCTGCAACCGCAGGCCAATCAATGCCGCTAAATCCCTACAACATGAACAACACGCCCATGGTTACCGGCTACATGGACCCCAGTGAACTGCTGGCGGTGTCCAACAGCTGCAATCCGCCTGTTGTTCAGGGCATAGGCCCCATCCACAATGTGCAAAATCCAGGCATAGCCTCTCCAGCCCTCGGAATGGTCACGCCCAAGGTGGAGCTGTACGAGGTTCAACATCAGATCATGCAGGCCCTCAATGATTTTGGCAACTGTGCCAATGCATTAAAACTGCTTGTCCAGAACTATGGCTACATGCTGAACTCCACATCGTCGCCGAACGCAGAAGCTGCCTACAGAAGTCTAATCGATGAAAAAGCGGCCATCGTGCTCACAATGCGTCGCAGCTTTATGTACTACGAGTCGCTCCACGAGATGGTCATACACGAGCTCAAGAACTGGCGCCACCAACAAGCGCAAGCTGGAAACGGAGCTCCCTTTAATGAGGGCTCCCTGGATGACATCCAGCGCTGCTTTGAGATGCTCGAGACCTTTATCGCACACATGTTGGCTGCCGTTAAGGAGCTGATGCGCGTACGTCTGGTCACCGAAGAGCCAGAGCTCACACATCTGCTTGAACAGGTGCAAAACGCACAGAAGAACCTGGTATGCTCCGCCTTTATCGTCGACAAACAGCCCCCGCAAGTGATGAAGACTAACACACGCTTCGCAGCGTCTGTGCGTTGGCTAATCGGCTCCCAGCTCGGCATCCACAACAATCCACCCACAGTCGAGTGCATCATAATGTCAG AGATCCAGTCGCAACGGTTCGTCACGCGCAATACACAGATGGATAATAGTAGCCTCTCCGGTCAATCATCGGGCGAGATTCAAAACGCCTCTAGCACCATGGAGTATCAACAAAACAACCATGTTTTCTCCGCCAGCTTCCGAAACATGCAGCTAAAGAAGATTAAGCGGGCAGAAAAGAAAGGCACTGAGAGCGTTATGGATGAGAAGTTCGCCCTGTTCTTctacaccaccaccacagtAAACGATTTCCAGATCCGGGTGTGGACCCTGTCCTTACCGGTGGTGGTGATTGTGCACGGCAACCAGGAGCCACAATCTTGGGCTACCATTACTTGGGACAATGCGTTTGCAGAGATTGTGCGCGATCCCTTCATGATTACCGACCGCGTTACCTGGGCCCAGCTGTCCGTCGCGTTGAACATCAAATTTGGATCTTGCACAGGGCGTTCTTTGACTATTGATAACCTGGATTTCCTAT aCGAGAAACTCCAGCGTGAGGAGCGATCTGAGTACATTACGTGGAACCAGTTCTGTAAGGAGCCCATGCCTGACCGGTCCTTTACATTCTGGGAGTGGTTCTTTGCCATCATGAAACTCACCAAAGATCACATGTTGGGCATGTGGAAAGCAGGCTGCATTATGGGCTTCATCAACAAGGCCAAGGCTCAGGATGATCTGTTGCGTTCAGTCTATGGTATTGGGACTTTCCTGCTCCGCTTCTCCGACAGCGAGCTCG GTGGAGTCACTATCGCCTACGTAAACGAAAATGGACTGGTCACCATGCTAGCGCCATGGACTGCACGTGATTTCCAGGTGCTGAACCTGGCCGATCGCATTCGAGATCTAGATGTGCTTTGCTGGCTGCATCCTAGCGATCGCAATGCGAGTCCCGTGAAGAGGGACGTCGCCTTTGGTGAGTTCTACTCAAAGCGTCAAG ATCCCGTGACCGGTTATGTGAAGAGCACATTGCACGTTCACGTTTGTAGCAATGGAGACAATGGATCTACAAGTGGAACACCGCATCATGCTCAGGAAAGCATGCAACTGGGAAA TATCTCGCCACAAAGCGGCATCACTTTCTATAGCCCAACCCGACTTGAGGAATCAGATTCCGATGCTAGCGAAACGGCCGAGGCCCTAGCGAGCATTGTGAAAAGCGCTCAACCCAACGATCCTGTGATAAGTGAAATCACTGATGCCTTATTGACATACAACTATAGACTATATGCTGTGCCACCGCCTACACCTGATGGCTGGGTACTGGGCGCTAGTTAA